The following coding sequences are from one Aeromicrobium duanguangcaii window:
- the xerD gene encoding site-specific tyrosine recombinase XerD, with the protein MSEAAVERVVAEYLSHLGVERGLAENTLASYRRDLRRYAAFLVDRGLTDPAAITEADVTAFAAALRTGDEEHPPLGTSSVARTIVAVRGFHKFCLREQIVGNDVSSAVRPPRPASRLPKALPLEDVEALLVAAGEPGTALALRDRALLEVLYGTGARISEAVGLDVDDVDLDQSSVLLTGKGSKQRIVPLGSFARDALEAYLMKARPHLTAATGSGPAMFLNARGGRLSRQSAWTVLTKAARRAGLTGDVSPHTLRHSFATHLLDGGADVRVVQELLGHASVTTTQIYTLVTIDKLRETYAASHPRALG; encoded by the coding sequence GTGAGCGAGGCGGCGGTCGAGCGAGTCGTGGCCGAGTACCTGTCCCACCTCGGGGTGGAGCGAGGACTGGCCGAGAACACGCTCGCCTCGTACCGCCGCGACCTGCGCCGCTACGCCGCGTTCCTCGTGGACCGCGGCCTGACCGATCCCGCCGCGATCACCGAGGCGGACGTGACGGCCTTCGCAGCCGCCCTGCGCACCGGCGACGAGGAGCACCCGCCGCTGGGCACCTCGAGCGTCGCCCGCACCATCGTCGCGGTGCGCGGCTTCCACAAGTTCTGCCTGCGCGAGCAGATCGTCGGCAACGACGTCAGCTCCGCCGTCCGGCCGCCGCGACCGGCGTCCCGGCTGCCGAAGGCGCTGCCCCTCGAGGACGTCGAGGCGCTGCTGGTCGCGGCGGGGGAGCCGGGCACCGCGCTCGCGCTGCGCGACCGCGCCCTCCTGGAGGTGCTCTACGGGACGGGAGCGCGGATCTCCGAGGCCGTCGGCCTGGACGTGGACGACGTCGACCTCGACCAGTCCTCCGTCCTGCTGACGGGCAAGGGGTCGAAGCAGCGCATCGTCCCGCTGGGATCGTTCGCCCGCGACGCGCTCGAGGCCTACCTGATGAAGGCTCGCCCGCACCTGACCGCCGCCACCGGCAGCGGCCCGGCGATGTTCCTCAACGCCCGGGGCGGACGGCTCTCGCGACAGAGTGCCTGGACGGTGCTGACCAAGGCCGCACGCCGGGCGGGACTGACCGGCGACGTCTCGCCACACACCTTGCGTCACTCCTTCGCCACCCACCTGCTCGACGGCGGGGCAGACGTCCGCGTCGTGCAGGAACTGCTGGGGCACGCCTCGGTCACGACGACGCAGATCTACACCCTGGTGACGATCGACAAGTTGCGCGAGACGTACGCGGCGTCCCATCCCCGGGCGCTGGGGTGA